A window from uncultured Desulfobacter sp. encodes these proteins:
- a CDS encoding DUF2341 domain-containing protein → MRISVLMVMLSWSMTLVSAHAWWNEQWTLRKKISIDTASQAGGIKQNLADFPVLIRLHSGNFDFTKVKENGEDLRFVDADDKTLLKHHIEMLDAFDEIALVWVKVPAVSAGTVPGAIWLYYGNGEAAAADDPADTFDTFYQGVYHFNGLEGLPKDSTSYGIEPAEYTGGLGLAGVIGNGATFSGAGSVLRLGDNPAFNFSTGLTVSCWIKINEPQEDAVLFSRGGEGSEMTLGLGPDGLSAGITAEGSAYKTEPTMVVSVGEWHHVALVLSATGQMDLYVDGESGPSLKTGIAPSHFSGPLSFGSDIQGNRSFMGDMDELRITGAPRNADWIKAGFISQGPAGNFAVVALEEVNEAASGMPVFYLATIFQNITLDGLVVIGILIAMGAASWVVMIMKGFFLWNTSKGNKAFMEKYDAIEAPMALEGQSDLFVGSGLYKIYKAGCTSLKELGGMTKRTQDALNGDDENAVPPPKPSLSAKAVESVKAVLERGLNDEMNRLNAWMIVLILCISGGPFLGLLGTVWGVMNTFAAMAEAGEANIMAIAPGVASALATTVFGLLVAIPALFGYNFLTGRIRSITAQSGMFVDQFGLKVDAAYGEEK, encoded by the coding sequence GTGAGAATATCGGTTTTGATGGTGATGCTGTCATGGTCCATGACCTTGGTCAGCGCGCATGCCTGGTGGAATGAACAGTGGACGCTGCGCAAAAAAATTTCCATTGATACGGCGTCCCAGGCCGGCGGTATCAAACAGAACCTGGCGGATTTTCCTGTTTTGATTCGCCTGCATTCCGGGAATTTTGATTTTACAAAGGTTAAGGAAAACGGTGAAGATTTAAGATTTGTGGACGCCGATGACAAAACATTGCTCAAGCATCATATTGAAATGTTAGATGCCTTTGATGAGATTGCCCTGGTCTGGGTGAAAGTCCCCGCGGTTTCCGCAGGAACGGTTCCCGGTGCCATCTGGCTCTATTATGGCAATGGCGAGGCCGCTGCTGCAGATGACCCGGCCGACACCTTTGATACCTTTTACCAGGGGGTTTACCATTTTAACGGGCTTGAAGGGCTTCCCAAGGATTCAACCAGTTACGGGATAGAACCAGCTGAATATACAGGCGGCCTGGGACTTGCCGGCGTGATCGGAAACGGGGCCACATTCAGCGGCGCCGGCAGTGTTCTGCGGCTTGGCGACAATCCTGCGTTTAACTTTTCGACCGGGCTTACGGTCTCTTGCTGGATTAAAATAAATGAGCCCCAGGAAGATGCGGTCCTGTTTTCCAGGGGGGGCGAAGGCTCTGAAATGACACTGGGGTTAGGACCGGACGGTTTATCCGCCGGCATTACGGCCGAGGGCAGTGCATATAAGACCGAGCCGACCATGGTCGTCTCCGTGGGGGAATGGCATCATGTTGCCCTTGTTCTTTCGGCAACCGGACAGATGGATCTCTATGTTGACGGAGAATCAGGGCCGTCTTTGAAAACCGGAATTGCCCCTTCCCATTTCAGCGGCCCGCTCAGTTTTGGCTCGGATATTCAGGGCAATCGTTCTTTCATGGGGGATATGGATGAGTTGAGAATAACCGGCGCCCCCCGTAATGCAGATTGGATCAAGGCCGGATTTATCTCCCAGGGACCGGCCGGAAACTTTGCCGTTGTCGCCCTTGAGGAAGTCAATGAAGCGGCGTCCGGTATGCCGGTTTTCTACCTGGCCACCATTTTTCAGAATATCACCCTGGACGGTCTGGTGGTCATCGGTATTCTTATCGCCATGGGGGCCGCATCCTGGGTGGTTATGATTATGAAAGGGTTTTTCTTGTGGAATACATCCAAGGGAAATAAGGCGTTTATGGAAAAATACGATGCCATTGAAGCGCCCATGGCCCTGGAAGGCCAATCAGACCTGTTTGTCGGGTCCGGGCTCTACAAAATTTATAAGGCCGGGTGCACCAGCCTTAAGGAACTGGGGGGGATGACAAAACGTACACAAGATGCCCTGAATGGAGATGATGAAAACGCGGTGCCTCCGCCAAAACCGTCTCTTTCCGCCAAGGCCGTGGAAAGTGTCAAAGCCGTGCTTGAGCGGGGACTTAATGACGAAATGAACCGGCTCAATGCCTGGATGATTGTTTTGATTTTGTGTATCTCCGGCGGTCCTTTTCTGGGGCTTTTGGGAACGGTCTGGGGGGTTATGAATACCTTTGCCGCCATGGCGGAAGCCGGAGAAGCCAATATTATGGCCATTGCCCCGGGTGTTGCATCTGCGCTTGCCACAACGGTATTTGGGCTCCTTGTCGCAATTCCGGCTCTATTTGGCTACAACTTTCTAACAGGCCGGATTCGCAGCATAACCGCCCAAAGCGGGATGTTCGTCGATCAATTCGGCCTGAAAGTTGATGCGGCTTACGGGG